TACTAATGTTCTTTTTTAGGTTCTTAATTTATTCTTAATATGGTTAAGAAAATAAGCTTATTTTTCAAATACAGAGATTCAAAAACTCACCAAAATTCAATTTCACCAAATGAACTGGGATCTACCAGGCGGCATCTGTAACTTAAAATTTTCTTATTTTTGAAACACACGAAAACTTTTGTAATTGAAATTAATATAATTACTCAAATACAGAATTTCCTTGTCATTGAAACGGCTAAGTCATTCCATTCGTTGTAGATGAAAATTATTACTATTTCGTCCCTAAAAGGTGGTGTCGGAAAAACCACTCTTTCCATATATTTAGGACAAACTCTTGCAAAACTTTATCCTAAATCTAAGATTCTACAAATTGATCTAGATCATAACAATAACCTTACAGATTATTATCTACGAAATGAATCAGTAGAACTTATTGAAGGGAATTCTATCGCGAAATATCTAACCGGAGTGAAAGACTTAGAGGCTATTCTTACACCAACAAACTTAGAAAACATATTCGTTATCCCAGCTACGCCAAAGCTTTCGAAAACGGCAGTTGGACTTTCTTGGGATGCTGGCCTTATAAGCCGATTTAGGAAGCACCTAAGAAATCTAAAATTCGATTACATCATAATTGATACGCCACCCGCTTTATGCTTAGAATTAAATTTGGGAATTCATGCAGCAGATTTAGTTCTGAGTCCTATTGGATTTTCAAGATGGAACATACAAGGATTTCAAGAAATTGAGGAAGTTGTAATTAACTCCAATGAGTCCTTAGAAAATGGTAAGATAAAAATCCTTCCAGTTCGCACGATGGTATCAGAAAAAAAATCGGATAAACTTGATGAACTGGATTTACCTTTTGCAAAAACTTTCATACCAAAAAGTGAATCTATTGCAAGCGCAGTGGATCAAGGGAAACCTTTGTCAGAGAAAAATTCTTTCTACTTCGAACAACTTGCCAAGGAGATAAAATAAATGGGCAGATTCGATTCTCTAACTGGCAAAAGACCTGGATCTCAAAGAGAAAACCTACCGACATCAAAGTCCGACCAAACTGTAAGAAGAATTATCGAGCTTCATGAATCTGTATTAGGAGGAATGAAAAATGTTCTCCAAAATGCAATGGTGCTTGGTGAAGAACTTCTAAGAATTAAAGAAGATTTAGGTCATGGGAATTGGATTCCATGGGTTGAGCAAAACCTACCATTCTCGGAAAGATCAGCTAGAAATTATATTTCCATCTTCAAAAACAGAGAACTTCTAAATCGGCAACCGATTGCCGATTTGAAATCTGCCATAAAATTCCTTTCAGATGGAACACAGGAAGAAAAAGAGATTAACCCAAAAGAGAATCAAGATCCAAAGGTGCTGTATAAAAGATTTCATCATGGGGAAAAACTAAACCAAAAAGAAAAATTCATTCTAAAAGAGTTTCTGGTTATCGAGAAGGAAAAAATACTTAGCAAAGCAAAACAGAAAGTAACTGAGATCGAAAACGAAATACAATCCCTAAAATAATAAAAAATATATCATTATGGATAAATTTTTCTTGTACCGAATTCGAAGTCATGATACTAAGTACATGTTCAGTGTTGCACTTGAATCCGATGTCGGGAACTGAGAAGCCCGGCATCAAGCTCCTTCCAGCAAAACCCCAATAAGATTTTTATGTCTCATTTAGTCCTTGACTCATTATGTCTCTTTCTGTAATGGTGTACCCGTTCAGATGCCCTGGACTCGTGTCTCAGCACGATATGCAACACTGGATCAATCAAAATGATCCAAAAACATAAAACTAACGTTACGTGGCCGTAGGCATACCCACCTAAGAGGATCATATGAGAACAGGATTATGGATACCTGTTGAGATAGAAGTATTGCCTTTGAATCTCACAGAAAAAGTTTTACTCGCTGAAATTGTCTCCCTCGATAGAGTAGGGGAGTGCTTCGCATCTAACGAGCATTTTTCTAAATTGCTCGGAGTAAGAGCAGACTCAGCTTCACGAATGATATCTAAGCTAAAAAAATTGGGATACATTAAACAAACGGGATTCGATGGCCGAAAAAGAAAACTAATTCCAGTTTTTCAAACACCATTGAAACCAAAAGAACAGCCGACTTTCACGAAAATTTTGACTTCTAAGTCAACGCAGGATATTTCCAAAACAAAAAGCAGAGTAGGGGAGAGTGTCGAGGCAGGCTTTGCAATTTCCAACGAGCCTACAAAGAGAGTACAATCAAATTACAATGTACAAAAAAGTTGGCATGAATTTTTAGAATGGAGTAAAGCGAAAGTTTCAAAAACTTCATTCGATTACATTCAGAGTATCCAAGATCCACATTTGCTCGTAGGAATGAACAAGAAAATGTGGGAAATGTGGAAAAAGGTAGGTTGAAAACATATGGAAATTAAAATAGAAACGAACGTATCCTATGCAATTGTATCGAGAATCCAACATCCATTTATTGGAACACTCATATGCTCATTTTTAGTATATAATTTTGATGAAATTTACAAGTTGGCAATCTCTACAAAAGAAAACTATTTTCGCATAAAATTATTTATGCAAACATTTCAGATGACTCCTTCTAGACATTGTTACTCAATAATTGTTGCATTTTTCGTTTCAATATTCGCCGATTCTATTCTATACAATTTAAAGAGAATTATCGAGTTTTATATTTCAAATCTTACAAATCGATATTTTGAAATGTCGAATACAATATCCCCAGAAAATGAAATGAATAATTTGGAATCGAGTATTGGTTATCTATTTGATGAAAACAATAGAATAAGAACATTTATAAACTCATTTACTCCTACCTTAATTGAATAAATTAAGACAAAAATGTCGGAAATGATTTTAACTTTTGAAAATACAATCCTTCAAAATGGTGACCTAGTATCTATTGATGATAAAAAAGAATTCGTTGATTTACAAAACTGATAGAACTCTAAAAATTTGTGTGAAATAATAAATTCAAAAATAGCAGAAAATATACTTTCGTCATTAATAAATTTGATAGGACTGCTATTAATGAATCCTGAATTCACAAGGAAACCAGCCCCAAAACAATTTAGTTTGGGATCTTTCGAGTCGAACAATTTCATTTGTAAATTTAATGAAATATAGCCTTGTTCAGCTTGGTTACCTACAAGGTAACGATATATTTCCACAACCACTCGAATCCAATCGTCGAGTTGACTAGAGAGATTGGTATAATAATATATATATTTTTGAAATTTTTATTGATAAGCCGTGAAAAAAAAAGTTATGAAATTAATAAAGATGACGTGGTATCACGTCGGCATTTATGAAACTAAGTATTCTGAAAACTTTTATGTGTTTAATTACCTAAATTTGGTTTAAGCCGATTCGGATAATTTTAGAGATGTTTTTTTGGTAAAGAATGATGATTACATTCTAGATTTTAAGGTGTAATCTTGAGATTTAGGAACTAAGTTAATAGAGGGATAACGTACAAACGAAGTTGAAAAAACTAAATATTTAATGACATTGTGTCTAAAAAATTTAAAAATAAAAAGAATTTCAAGTGGAAGGATGTTGCGAATATTCAGATACAGGTGGGCTCGAAATCACTATGAATCATTTCAGCTTCTGTATCCCAAACGCTGAAGGTTAAAAAATGACGCGGAGGACGAAAGGCTGCAAATGCCATTTGTTTTCCTGGATGATCTCGCACCTGGGATTCAACTTGTTTTCCCCACTTTGTAAATCGGGAAAATTCTTTGAGTATTATACGAGCAAGAGTAATTGCAACGGTAGTGGAATCTCGTTCTGAGATGAGATTATTCACTGTTGCCGGACTGAATTCACGGATGGATCCCCACCTTCTATACATTCGTAATCGAAGATGCCAACCTTTATGGATCTGGCCTTGTTTGTGTTTTTCTAAAAAATCATTTAATTCATTTTCAGAGTTCCACAACGCAAACACGACGATTTCCTGAATCCGATATCGTTTCCAAGAAAACAAAGATTTACCTAACAACATGGGAATCAAACATTCCGAATGAATTAACCCTTTACTTTTACGAAAACTTCGATTTCCAAACAAATACCAAGGGATTTTATACAATGGTACGGGAAAAGAATGAAAACTACAAATTTCTTGTGTTTCGTCTGGCATCTGATTCATATTGGAACCATACCATTTTTCTTTAGTTTGGTCTCAGCTAGATGGGTTGTCTCTGACATGAATGATTTTAGATTATTAGGATATGATTAAAAATGGAGTTATTATGCAGCCATTCATGGATGTTTTATTGGATGGTTACTATTATCAGGTCTTTGTTTTTTAGCAATCAAACACAATCATATGAATCTTCTCATTGAATTTATTGTATTGATCGTCTCTCTCTTTTTTTGATCGCCATTGGGATTTACCAATTCGGTTTGCTAAAAAAATCGGAGTGATTGGATATGTTGTCTTATTTCCAACTCTTGTTATTTACTT
This region of Leptospira sp. WS60.C2 genomic DNA includes:
- a CDS encoding ParA family protein; this encodes MKIITISSLKGGVGKTTLSIYLGQTLAKLYPKSKILQIDLDHNNNLTDYYLRNESVELIEGNSIAKYLTGVKDLEAILTPTNLENIFVIPATPKLSKTAVGLSWDAGLISRFRKHLRNLKFDYIIIDTPPALCLELNLGIHAADLVLSPIGFSRWNIQGFQEIEEVVINSNESLENGKIKILPVRTMVSEKKSDKLDELDLPFAKTFIPKSESIASAVDQGKPLSEKNSFYFEQLAKEIK
- a CDS encoding DUF3102 domain-containing protein; amino-acid sequence: MGRFDSLTGKRPGSQRENLPTSKSDQTVRRIIELHESVLGGMKNVLQNAMVLGEELLRIKEDLGHGNWIPWVEQNLPFSERSARNYISIFKNRELLNRQPIADLKSAIKFLSDGTQEEKEINPKENQDPKVLYKRFHHGEKLNQKEKFILKEFLVIEKEKILSKAKQKVTEIENEIQSLK
- a CDS encoding helix-turn-helix domain-containing protein — protein: MRTGLWIPVEIEVLPLNLTEKVLLAEIVSLDRVGECFASNEHFSKLLGVRADSASRMISKLKKLGYIKQTGFDGRKRKLIPVFQTPLKPKEQPTFTKILTSKSTQDISKTKSRVGESVEAGFAISNEPTKRVQSNYNVQKSWHEFLEWSKAKVSKTSFDYIQSIQDPHLLVGMNKKMWEMWKKVG